A single window of Hirundo rustica isolate bHirRus1 chromosome 16, bHirRus1.pri.v3, whole genome shotgun sequence DNA harbors:
- the ZNF831 gene encoding zinc finger protein 831 has product MSTWQPDPGMEAQKPPGAVAAAADPGPGPSPRGSSGPQALPQPLYLKALTIPLFQPVQPGCFQPHGPLVTGRSCVHLDGSSIPLILNPLLPAEGTEQPQPLFQKQLGQSLTLSIVSTLPVLSPPSSCGNASIGSPGKSKRSGKYICKHCGRDCLKPSVLEKHIRSHTGERPFPCTTCGIAFKTQSNLYKHRRTQTHVNNTRLPSDSEISGGPEQNERSAESTTSPQGSNVLSSTSEDQGTHIKQRSSETSAATGTKKPHELSLPATSSSSAASENQETTNWSLSSKAIQGVPEREPQILSSPGALPNGPCLRKKVQEQRTLTANKHIQLQRQQATSSEKQWDYKPLECKLKKCESTDSGYLSRSDSTEQPMTSSSPLHSLYEHSTELENETAFSSPRCASGSTARPEAADKATASILEKKRLEEHISKLISHNKSVVDDTQLDNVRPRKTVLSKQGSIDLPMPYTYKDSFHFDIRTCDVNRKKNLSLCSAKSTFAPLEKCKPMFFHSVPTQFSTTIDTVPVTRSNSLPVVEGARMLRDKPGCSKPLSLTKQSVNTGTAGLLPSNNLAANSVDFPNSHPRALVRQTAVDDLPLSNVADHPSLSEELKGTKKLGAGEVIGAKNKKHNQRKLRMFSQEKWQMYGDETFKKIYQKMKSSQNSKKTKQRENKITDITSLTPNSRESASSTEITEERDGRSSASDSPSSLVTAASTTGKSGTSADGNHVLQNVSSEETADRVSNLMETSHSLTAGAVSSQTSPERGGSDTEKCTAGSSTLLAPSSGELRLQNPECQLSSHGRDDDCLPVQSSNWEKPSPGKESSAFELDCKNTSHNYGNHHGTTESVQHGLTPPWVHCNNRETAGKSQTLPSERKKLKFEVEKTQNVISVSCPSPSSETTAVSEAERGHCSGTQCLSTGPMEFSSKGEEGKSSTGINEATGGTEDVEYRRTIKLPTQALNYSDINLLSHPAGISRASMVRFLGSELRGSDSNSFALHNATDGNDKTHLVKTGAKVPLPHDNAVDVSSKSHHLESDHLSPVPQQNAFSPKYILKLPQDKRASDLSPLHRSELEMTPGTPVTDTLTTPPCSSSCTSLYSHCSDVVWSPLKSEVRQKAGKGEIQWNLHTNWKTPGFCSPVNSETTNILATAEDTFHNQNFKQQDIGREDWKNKQNKNKFNYQRQTEEKWMGKSTCSTQTPKKKICFTSVYTSGFFISADIKDERKALNHLCSGSDSLIKTSVSSKGAEPAILGWDRAGSPRILKDTPPPLQDLQHSQSSRDNPTYFCHSFGTFYCHTLSTHCKGFPVLPHNNRTSFSGTSPVPGSRSTFPSLSAEPRLTWCCLSRSLPLPWEQSGNAASAHPSMHTWDKEPSRECTLSKYDISIFKMRNISKTVAYGLTNTSLKTLVSSFSKGHQMQELSSAGPGGSFKNISEQKKKTVVCKKEKLSTNKLKKSHKQKRIKVTPKWYRGRHIHGFAQLKMNRLSKRPCFPNRALDALRKSCSSQPSRFNKHKKCHPPQPKTQENCLHQQKDTSYSNSDKQLCRRKKEAKNNSGISSHTENLNPVKQKDKMDKKDISGQIREQPRTNASVQNITAPLGIAVTAHSFSSTADTSLQEFSRDVAICCWVTQPLVLQPSLPGQSRPSLRSDAVPASFGSRPEFTNTGMGDQPDSTNPEAAAPLSLHSGASQENILRVESKSQIFGISDPVSQASGREKAPSEENTRSPPTENSAPSSQPGCSRLFGSQAESVPETVTRAQLPGREHSQRANLSQHLLELHGSADKNRSHLQPSPYGTATATFKKPPITLRSPEFKSYSATPPKTYKKRGLEMMRKQTRVEYDDTSSDDEDRLVIEI; this is encoded by the exons ATGAGCACATGGCAGCCGGACCCTGGCATGGAGGCCCAGAAGCCGCCGGGCGCCGTGGCCGCCGCCGCAGATCCCGGCCCGGGCCCTTCCCCGCGGGGCTCCTCGGGGCCGcaggccctgccccagcccctgtACCTCAAAGCCCTGACCATCCCGCTGTTCCAGCCCGTGCAGCCCGGGTGCTTCCAGCCGCACGGGCCCCTGGTGACcggcaggagctgtgtgcacCTCGACGGCAGCAGCATTCCTCTCATCCTCAACCCGCTCCTTCCTGCGGAAGGCACGGAGCAGCCTCAGCCGCTTTTCCAGAAACAGCTTGGGCAAAGTCTAACACTGAGCATAGTCAGCACTTTACCGGTTTTATCACCGCCAAGTTCTTGTGGAAATGCATCTATTGGAAGCCCGGGAAAATCGAAAAGATCTGGGAAATACATCTGCAAGCACTGTGGGCGAGATTGTTTGAAGCCAAGTGTCCTTGAGAAACACATTCGCTCTCACACGGGAGAGAGGCCCTTTCCGTGCACCACTTGTGGCATTGCGTTTAAAACTCAGAGCAACTTGTATAAACACAGGAGAACTCAAACACACGTCAACAACACCAGGCTGCCCTCAGACTCTGAAATCAGTGGGGGACCGGAGCAAAACGAGAGATCAGCAGAGAGCACCACCTCTCCCCAGGGCAGCAACGTCTTGAGTAGCACCAGTGAAGACCAGGGGACACACATCAAACAACGCAGTTCAGAGACCAGCGCAGCAACAGGCACTAAGAAACCTCATGAGCTCTCACTGCCAGCGACAAGCTCTTCATCAGCTGCTTCAGAAAATCAAGAAACAACTAATTGGTCACTGAGTTCAAAGGCTATTCAGGGGGTTCCTGAAAGAGAACCTCAAATTTTATCATCTCCAGGAGCTTTGCCAAATGGTCCGTGCCTGAGAAAGAAGGTGCAGGAGCAAAGAACTCTGACTGCCAATAAGCACATTCAGCTGCAAAGGCAGCAGGCAACCTCTTCAGAAAAGCAGTGGGATTACAAACCCTTGGAGTGCAAGCTGAAGAAGTGTGAGAGCACTGACTCGGGGTATCTGTCGCGCTCcgacagcacagagcagccgATGACATCATCCAGCCCCTTGCACAGTCTCTACGAGCACAGCACGGAACTGGAAAATGAAACTGCCTTCAGCAGCCCAAGGTGTGCCTCCGGAAGCACTGCAAGGCCAGAGGCAGCTGACAAAGCTACAGCCTCGATACTAGAGAAAAAGAGGCTGGAAGAACACATTTCAAAGCTTATTTCTCACAACAAAAGTGTGGTGGATGACACCCAGTTAGACAACGTCAGGCCCAGAAAAACTGTCCTTTCTAAGCAGGGAAGCATTGACCTGCCAATGCCTTACACCTACAAAGACTCTTTCCATTTTGATATCAGAACTTGTGATGTAAATAGGAAAAAGAATCTTTCTCTTTGTTCAGCAAAATCTACCTTTGCACCCCTGGAGAAATGCAAGCCAATGTTTTTCCATTCAGTTCCCACCCAGTTCTCCACAACAATCGACACTGTGCCTGTTACTCGGAGCAACTCCTTGCCCGTTGTGGAGGGAGCGAGGATGTTACGTGAcaaaccaggttgctcaaaaccaCTTTCTCTTACTAAGCAGTCTGTAAACACAGGCACTGCTGGTTTGCTGCCTAGCAACAATCTTGCTGCAAATTCAGTGGATTTCCCTAATAGCCATCCCCGAGCTCTTGTCAGACAAACAGCGGTGGATGATTTGCCCCTAAGTAACGTGGCTGATCATCCTTCTCTGTCAGAGGAGCTGAAAGGGACTAAAAAGCTTGGGGCCGGAGAAGTAATCggtgctaaaaataaaaaacacaatCAAAGGAAGTTAAGGATGTTCTCTCAAGAAAAATGGCAAATGTATGGAGACgaaacatttaagaaaatctaccaaaaaatgaaaagcagtcaAAATTCCAAGAAAACTAAACAAAGAGAGAATAAGATTACAGATATTACAAGCTTGACTCCCAATTCAAGGGAAtcagccagcagcactgaaatTACTGAGGAAAGAGAtggcaggagctctgcaagTGACAGTCCTTCCTCCCTTGTGACAGCAGCTTCAACCACAGGTAAATCAGGAACCTCTGCTGATGGTAATCATGTTCTGCAGAATGTGTCCTCTGAGGAAACTGCAGACAGAGTGTCCAACCTAATGGAGACATCACATTCCCTAACTGCTGGAGCTGTAAGCAGCCAAACTTCCCCTGAGCGCGGTGGCAGTGACACGGAGAAatgcacagctggcagcagcacactgctggctccgAGCAGTGGTGAGCTCAGGCTGCAAAATCCTGAGTGTCAGCTGAGCAGCCACGGGAGGGATGATGATTGCTTGCCAGTACAGAGTAGCAACTGGGAGAAACCAAGCCCTGGGAAGGAATCCAGTGCATTTGAATTAGATTGTAAAAACACTTCACACAATTATGGGAACCATCACGGGACTACGGAAAGTGTCCAGCATGGCCTGACGCCCCCGTGGGTCCATTGCAACAACAGAGAAACTGCAGGGAAATCCCAGACTTTGccatcagaaaggaaaaagctgaaatttgaAGTGGAGAAGACACAAAATGTGATTTCAGTGTCCTGCCCTAGTCCCAGTAGTGAAACCACTGCAGTAAGTGAAGCAGAGAGAGGCCACTGCTCTGGCACTCAATGTCTTTCTACAGGTCCAATGGAATTCTCCAGtaaaggagaggagggaaaatcAAGCACAGGAATTAATGAAGCCACTGGAGGTACTGAGGATGTGGAATATAGGAGAACAATCAAACTTCCCACACAAGCTCTTAATTACAGTGACATTAACCTCCTTTCACATCCTGCAGGTATCTCAAGAGCTTCAATGGTGAGATTTCTAGGGTCTGAATTAAGAGGAAGTGATTCTAACTCTTTTGCCTTGCACAATGCAACAGATGGAAATGACAAAACACATCTTGTGAAAACAGGAGCAAAAGTGCCACTTCCCCATGACAACGCTGTGGATGTATCTTCTAAAAGCCATCACCTGGAATCTGATCATTTAAGTCCAGTCCCACAACAAAATGCCTTCTCTCCAAAATATATCCTTAAATTGCCACAGGACAAGAGAGCTTCAGATCTGTCACCTTTGCATCGATCTGAACTGGAGATGACACCTGGCACACCTGTGACAGACACCTTAACCACCCCAccctgctcttccagctgcaCCTCCCTCTATTCTCATTGCAGTGATGTGGTTTGGTCACCCTTAAAATCTGAAGTGAGGCAAAAGGCTGGCAAAGGAGAAATTCAATGGAATCTTCACACAaactggaaaactccaggattCTGTTCACCCGTCAACTCAGAAACCACAAATATCTTAGCCACAGCAGAGGACACCTTTCATAACCAAAACTTCAAGCAGCAGGATATTGGAAGAGAGgactggaaaaacaaacagaacaaaaataaatttaattatcaAAGGCAAACAGAAGAGAAGTGGATGGGTAAAAGTACTTGCTCTACACAGACTCCgaagaagaaaatctgctttACTTCTGTGTATACAAGTGGCTTTTTCATATCTGCTGACATCAAAGATGAGAGGAAGGCTTTAAATCACCTTTGCTCAGGAAGTGACTCTTTGATAAAGACATCAGTTTCCAGCAAGGGTGCAGAGCCAGCAatcctgggatgggacagagcgGGAAGTCCTCGCATCCTTAAGGACACCCCACCACCACTGCAGGAtctgcagcattcccagagctcAAGAGACAACCCCACTTATTTTTGCCATTCTTTTGGCACTTTCTACTGCCACACTCTCAGCACTCACTGTAAGGGATTCCCAGTGCTGCCCCACAACAACAGGACCAGCTTCTCTGGCACTTCTCCAGTCCCAGGCTCCAGGAGCACCTTCCCATCCCTCAGTGCCGAGCCCCGGCTGACCTGGTGCTGTCTGAGCAGGagcctccctctgccctgggagcagagtgggAATGCagcctctgcccacccctccaTGCACACCTGGGACAAGGAacccagcagggaatgcacccTGTCGAAATACGACATCTCCATtttcaaaatgagaaatattagCAAGACTGTGGCATATGGCTTAACAAACACGAGTCTAAAAACATTGGTTTCATCCTTTTCTAAAGGACACCAGATGCAGGAG TTAAGCTCAGCAGGTCCTGGTGggtctttcaaaaatatttcagagcaaaagaagaaaacagtagtttgcaaaaaggaaaaactctCAACAAATAAACTCAAGAAGAGccacaaacagaaaaggatTAAAGTCACCCCTAAATG gtaCAGAGGGAGGCACATCCATGGATTTGCTCAGCTGAAAATGAACCGGCTGAGCAAGAGGCCCTGCTTTCCCAACAGAGCTCTGGATGCTTTGAGAAAGAGCTGCTCATCCCAACCCTCCAGATTTAATAAGCATAAGAAGTGCCATCCTCCTCAACCCAAGACGCAAG AAAATTGTCTACACCAGCAAAAAGACACATCATATTCCAACTCAGACAAACAactttgcagaaggaaaaaagaagcaaagaataACTCAGGAATATCTTCCCATACTGAAAACCTAAACCCTGtcaaacaaaaagacaaaatggaTAAAAAA GACATTTCTGGGCAAATCAGGGAACAGCCAAGAACAAACGCCTCTGTCCAGAACAttacagctcctctgggaataGCTGTGACAGCTCATTCCTTTTCCTCCACAGCTGACACATCCCTGCAGGAATTCAGCAGGGACGTGGCCATTTGCTGCTGGGTCACACAGCCCCTCGTGCTCCAGCCATCCCTGCCTGGGCAATCCCGGCCAAGCCTTCGGAGCGATGCCGTGCCAGCTTCCTTTGGGTCTCGTCCCGAATTTACAAACACAGGCATGGGTGACCAACCTGACAGCACAaacccagaggctgctgctcctctttccTTACATTCAGGAGCAAGCCAGGAAAACATATTGAGGGTAGAGTCAAAGAGCCAAATATTTGGAATATCAGACCCGGTGAGCCAGGCCTCTGGAAGGGAAAAAGCTCCGAGTGAAGAAAACACACGTTCGCCTCCCACAGAAAACTCAGCTCCCAGTTCCCAGCCAGGATGTTCACGTTTGTTTGGATCACAAGCAGAATCAGTTCCTGAGACCGTCACGAGGGCTCAGTTACCCGGCAGAGAACACTCACAGAGGGCAAACTTATCTCAGCATCTCCTGGAGCTGCACGGAAGTGCAGACAAGAACAGatcccacctgcagcccagTCCCTATGGAACAGCTACTGCTACCTTTAAAAAGCCCCCAATTACTCTCAGATCCCCTGAGTTCAAGAGTTACTCTGCAACACCACCCAAGACATACAAAAAGAGAGGTTTAGAGATGATGAGGAAACAAACACGGGTGGAATATGATGACACGAGCAGTGATGATGAGGACAGGCTGGTTATAGAAATATAG